One window of the Paenibacillus beijingensis genome contains the following:
- a CDS encoding MarR family winged helix-turn-helix transcriptional regulator yields MEPKNNPNELNVSDFALVFEDLTRIFIRLPSIEKLSFTTLSVLHTLSRKSPMRLTELTANEQITQSAITQLVTRLERDGLVERRPDPNDGRVVQVHITALGANVINSRRLDRMVQLTKFIEGLTLEEKRAIASAIPALRHLVELGNNS; encoded by the coding sequence ATGGAACCTAAAAATAACCCTAATGAGTTGAACGTTAGCGACTTTGCTCTGGTATTCGAAGATTTAACGAGGATTTTCATTCGGTTGCCGTCAATTGAAAAACTAAGCTTCACTACACTTTCCGTCCTGCACACATTGTCTCGCAAGAGCCCCATGAGGCTGACTGAGTTGACGGCTAATGAACAAATTACGCAGTCGGCAATCACACAGTTGGTGACCAGACTTGAACGAGACGGACTCGTCGAGCGCCGACCAGATCCGAATGATGGCCGGGTGGTTCAGGTGCATATTACCGCACTTGGCGCAAATGTTATTAATTCACGTCGGTTGGATCGCATGGTGCAGCTCACGAAATTCATTGAAGGACTCACTCTGGAGGAGAAAAGGGCAATTGCATCTGCAATACCCGCATTGAGACATCTGGTCGAACTAGGAAACAATTCGTAG